From Aspergillus fumigatus Af293 chromosome 5, whole genome shotgun sequence, a single genomic window includes:
- a CDS encoding putative inositol polyphosphate phosphatase — protein sequence MEGSGKDKDGTDNAPIRPVSSLLSHFENLSHRRSPSAFTATSPHDSTPFLRTPEPVDEVRSARASLDLPRAQSPWNATAKPQNAQRYDRTNGGFSRRSGSPGRSPGRRQSRPMSMNFHSSPQLAPTLTVDSPRSPPRGFGSQNHTERTINSRMSRSPPDPSRGSLPPPTNRPTTPSSSTFQHLPGHLSPAHSHSGSFIGESPPDRKQKSSSLPPPIDRAEKPKVPAKPAALASLEGATLALKPEKTTSEDRISPFSTPPGSPEKPSVKPSSCGRPQMPRSPSRPVTEPPSRQSFDDRGPVSSAHALRDARELGFSRRRPIPEPTRDMKPLMVQVPPHSMKQTEPLSAAPLSARRLQATDAPTEPPSLPPRHSSLARRSGASPSRPSPHLEGSSHPEPSPRPQSFQPPPRENQTPLQIHRQPSFSRDAKPGQASSVPERQLARADTFGQDPVDEPAISRTDYPDASTTNRRPPLLKNGPREIHTRYDTRLMDVCGRHVCTTGYLTRVWDLTNGEQIMSLSHGETVKSLSIAFKPGTGLEDEGQRLWLGMSTGEIHEVDISTRSIVATRFYPSRREVIKILRHKKEMWTLDDEGRLLVWPPDESGTPNLQYSYHNPYDRVARGHTFSLVVGDTLWLATGKEVHVYRPNARDDVSFKVLKKPLGSQHTGDVTSGIYTTRDGGRVYMGHADGKVTVYSSTDYACLAVVNVSVYKINCLGVVGDYLWAAYKTGMIYVYDTRTNPWIVKKDWRAHDGPVSSFLLDFSSVWTMNRLQVTSLGDDNCIRLWDGMLEDDWLETRMQSRDVEFCKFREISAAIVTWNAGASTPGSVRSSNFIQEAIHPENPPEILVFGFQELVDLENKKITAKSLLLGSKKKDGGEKEHMSRQYRVWMEHLTRCINDCMPLEESYVLLHSANLIGLFTCVFVKHKERQRIKNIGAAEVKRGMGGLHGNKGALILRFILDDSSLCFVNCHLAAGQSQTAHRNNDIAAILESEVLPVENSLTTRANHFVSGGDGTMIMDHEICILNGDLNYRIDSIPRNVIIEDIRNNNLAKLLERDQLLASRRKNPGFRLRSFTEAPITFAPTYKYDVGTDEYDSSEKKRSPAWCDRVLYRGLGRIKQLDYRRHEVRASDHRPVSASFKLRVKTVLPQERAAVWESCQQEFQKEKRRLASEASIEYLISVLGTDPQQARALILGTGSP from the exons ATGGAGGGAAGcggcaaggacaaggacggcACGGATAACGCTCCCATT AGACCGGTTTCCTCCCTTCTATCACATTTCGAGAACCTGTCCCATCGCCGATCACCATCCGCCTTTACAGCTACTAGTCCGCATGATTCGACTCCCTTTCTGAGGACGCCCGAACCTGTCGACGAAGTGCGCTCCGCGCGCGCTTCTCTCGACCTTCCTCGGGCTCAATCCCCATGGAATGCGACGGCCAAACCTCAGAATGCCCAGCGGTACGATCGGACAAATGGCGGATTTTCACGGCGAAGCGGCTCCCCGGGAAGATCTCCAGGCAGGAGGCAGAGCAGACCCATGTCGATGAACTTCCACTCGTCACCGCAACTGGCACCGACTTTAACGGTTGACTCGCCGCGATCACCTCCGCGGGGATTTGGGTCCCAAAACCATACTGAGCGTACCATCAACTCCAGGATGTCCCGCAGTCCGCCGGACCCGTCTCGGGGCTCGTTGCCGCCGCCGACCAACCGACCGACAACGCCCAGTTCCTCGACATTCCAGCATCTGCCTGGTCATCTATCGCCAGCGCATTCTCATTCGGGGAGCTTCATCGGTGAGAGTCCACCCGATCGAAAGCAAAAAAGCTCTTCGTTGCCTCCGCCCATCGATCGAgcggagaagccgaaggTCCCTGCAAAGCCGGCAGCCTTAGCTTCTCTTGAGGGCGCAACTCTGGCACTGAAACCGGAGAAGACAACGTCGGAGGATCGGATATCACCGTTCAGCACGCCCCCAGGCAGTCCCGAGAAGCCGTCCGTCAAGCCATCATCGTGTGGACGTCCGCAGATGCCACGCTCCCCTTCTCGGCCGGTGACTGAACCCCCAAGCCGCCAATCATTCGATGACAGGGGCCCTGTGTCGTCTGCGCATGCTCTTCGGGATGCGCGCGAGCTTGGCTTTTCGCGGAGGAGACCCATCCCGGAACCGACGCGGGACATGAAACCATTGATGGTACAGGTCCCACCACATTCAATGAAGCAGACGGAGCCTTTGTCGGCTGCGCCGCTGTCAGCTCGCAGGCTCCAAGCCACCGATGCTCCCACCGAGCCTCCCAGCCTCCCGCCACGACATTCGTCCTTGGCGCGAAGGAGTGGCGCATCTCCGTCTAGGCCGTCGCCTCATCTGGAGGGCTCTTCGCATCCTGAACCATCGCCTAGACCGCAATCATTCCAACCGCCCCCCAGGGAGAACCAGACTCCCCTGCAAATACACCGACAGCCGTCGTTCTCCAGAGACGCCAAGCCAGGGCAGGCGTCTTCTGTTCCTGAACGGCAGTTGGCCCGCGCGGACACATTCGGACAGGATCCCGTGGACGAACCGGCAATCTCGCGAACTGACTATCCTGACGCATCGACCACTAATCGTCGACCGCCCCTACTCAAGAACGGACCAAGGGAAATCCATACAAGATATGACACTCGTTTGATGGATGTATGCGGTAGGCATGTGTGTACAACAGGTTATTTGACCCGGGTATGGGATCTCACGAACGGAGAACAAATCATGAGTCTCAGCCACGGTGAGACTGTCAAGAGTCTATCGATAGCATTCAAGCCAGGTACTGgcctggaagatgagggtCAGCGGCTATGGCTGGGCATGAGCACGGGAGAAATCCATGAAGTGGACATTTCCACTCGTTCGATTGTAGCAACACGCTTCTATCCCTCGCGCCGTGAGGTGATCAAGATCCTCCGTCATAAGAAGGAGATGTGGACCCTTGACGACGAGGGACGATTGCTTGTCTGGCCGCCGGACGAGTCTGGGACTCCGAATCTTCAGTACAGCTACCACAACCCCTATGACCGAGTCGCCCGGGGACATACATTCTCGCTGGTCGTCGGAGACACATTATGGCTGGCAACCGGCAAGGAAGTTCACGTATATCGGCCAAACGCTCGTGACGATGTCTCATTTAAGGTCTTGAAAAAACCTCTGGGCTCGCAGCACACTGGCGATGTCACGTCCGGTATCTACACGACTCGAGATGGGGGACGTGTGTATATGGGCCATGCGGATGGCAAGGTTACCGTGTACTCTTCCACAGATTACGCTTGTCTAGCAGTCGTCAATGTAAGCGTTTACAAGATCAACTGCTTAGGTGTGGTTGGTGATTATCTTTGGGCGGCCTATAAGACGGGCATGATCTATGTCTACGACACGAGGACCAACCCATGGATAGTTAAGAAGGATTGGCGAGCTCATGACGGTCCAGTCTCTAGCTTCTTACTGGATTTCAGTAGTGTCTGGACCATGAACCGGCTGCAGGTGACCTCGTTAGGAGACGACAATTGCATTCGTCTCTGGGATGGaatgctggaggatgattGGCTGG AAACTCGCATGCAGAGCAGAGATGTAGAATTCTGCAAGTTCCGTGAGATCTCGGCAGCCATTGTAACTTGGAACGCTGGCGCGTCTACGCCAGGTAGTGTCCGCTCCAGCAACTTCATTCAGGAGGCAATTCATCCCGAGAATCCACCCGAGATTTTGGTCTTCGGCTTCCAAGAGCTTGTAGATCTTGAGAATAAGAAAATCACAGCCA AGAGCTTGTTGTTAGGaagcaagaagaaagacggCGGAGAGAAAGAACATATGAGCCGTCAGTACCGGGTATGGATGGAGCATCTGACTCGTTGTATCAACGACTGCATGCCCCTCGAGGAGTCGTACGTCCTTCTTCATTCAGCGAATCTCATTGGGCTTTTTACCTGCGTCTTTGTTAAGCACAAGGAGCGGCAGCGGATCAAGAACATCGGTGCTGCAGAGGTGAAGCGGGGTATGGGAGGATTGCACGGAAACAAG GGTGCCCTGATTCTTCGCTTCATCCTAGACGATAGTTCTCTCTGCTTCGTGAATTGCCATTTAGCAGCCGGGCAGTCGCAAACGGCTCACCGCAACAATGACATTGCAGCCATTCTCGAGTCCGAAGTGCTTCCAGTAGAGAATAGCCTTACCACTCGGGCAAACCACTTTGTCAGCGGTGGTGATGGAACAATGATTATGGATCATGAGATTTGCATTCTGAACGGTGATCTCAATTACCGAATCGACTCGATCCCACGGAATGTGATCATCGAGGACATTCGCAACAACAACCTCGCAAAGTTGCTTGAGCGAGACCAACTGCTCGCATCGCGACGCAAAAACCCTGGTTTCCGACTCCGGTCATTCACGGAGGCGCCCATCACGTTCGCGCCGACGTACAAGTACGACGTCGGCACGGACGAATACGACTCGAGTGAGAAGAAACGGTCCCCCGCGTGGTGCGATCGCGTACTCTACAGGGGGCTAGGTCGGATTAAGCAGTTGGATTACCGACGACATGAGGTCCGAGCCTCCGACCATCGGCCTGTAAGCGCATCATTCAAGCTCCGCGTCAAGACTGTGTTGCCGCAAGAGCGTGCCGCGGTGTGGGAATCATGTCAACAGGAATTCCAGAAAGAGAAGCGCAGGCTGGCTTCTGAAGCTAG
- the pre6 gene encoding proteasome core particle subunit alpha 4 translates to MEAVKRGTCAVGVKGKDVVVLGCEKRSALKLQDTRITPSKIAQLDNHAVLAFAGLNADARILIDKARLEAQSHRLTVEDPVTIEYITKYIASVQQRYTQSGGVRPFGISTLVVGFDPNDKVPRLYMTEPSGIYSAWKANAIGRSSKTVREFLERNHQDDMDREQTIQLTIKSLLEVVQTGAKNIEVAIMAPGKTIEMLPDDQIEAYVKSIETEKQEEAAKKKTGRTGTTTAAILTRPGGGETGESTRESAD, encoded by the exons ATGGAAGCTGTGAAGCGAG GAACCTGCGCTGTCGGAGTCAAGGGCAAAGATGTCGTCGTCCTGGGTTGCGAGAAGCGGTCTGCCCTCAAGCTCCAAGATACCCGCATTACACCATCGAAGATTGCCCAGCTGGACAACCACGCCGTTCTCGCTTTTGCCGGACTGAACGCCGACGCCCGTATTCTCATTGACAAGGCCAGATTAGAAGCCCAGTCGCACAGACTGACCGTCGAGGACCCCGTTACTATTGAATACATCACCAAATACATTGCTAGTGTGCAGCAGCGGTACACACAGAGCGGCGGTGTCCGGCCTTTTGGTATCAGTACTCTGGTTGTAGGATTCGATCCAAATGATAAGGTGCCTCGACTATACATGACCGAGCCTTCGGGGATCTACTCTGCTTG GAAAGCAAATGCTATTGGTCGTTCCAGCAAGACTGTGCGCGAGTTCCTTGAGCGGAATCACCAGGACGATATGGACCGGGAACAGACGATCCAGCTTACCATCAAgtcgctgctggaggtggtgcAGACCGGCGCCAAGAACATCGAGGTGGCTATCATGGCCCCCGGTAAGACGATCGAGATGTTGCCGGACGACCAGATCGAGGCCTACGTCAAGAGTATAGAGACGGAGAAGCAAGAGGAGGCCGCGAAAAAGAAGACTGGCCGGACCGGAACCACAACGGCGGCCATCCTGACGCGGCCCGGTGGCGGAGAGACTGGGGAGTCGACCCGGGAGTCGGCCGACTGA